In the genome of Flavobacterium panacagri, one region contains:
- the trxA gene encoding thioredoxin, whose protein sequence is MALAITDATFDEVVLKSDKPVMVDFWAAWCGPCRMVGPIIDQLSEEYAGKVVVGKVDVDANQEFAAKYGVRNIPTVLVFQNGEVVGKQVGVAPKQAYADSLDALL, encoded by the coding sequence ATGGCATTAGCAATAACAGATGCTACTTTTGATGAAGTAGTTTTAAAATCAGATAAACCAGTAATGGTAGATTTTTGGGCAGCATGGTGTGGTCCTTGTAGAATGGTTGGTCCAATCATTGACCAATTAAGTGAGGAATATGCTGGTAAAGTAGTTGTTGGTAAAGTAGATGTAGATGCTAACCAAGAATTTGCTGCAAAATACGGTGTGCGTAACATACCAACCGTTTTGGTATTTCAAAATGGTGAAGTAGTAGGGAAACAAGTAGGAGTAGCTCCTAAACAAGCCTACGCAGATAGCTTAGACGCTTTATTGTAA
- a CDS encoding ATP-binding protein, producing the protein MRIFKFLLLFYISFNAFAQQEPNLGRYKSVNEKLKVWLKYTNQLLESEDYPKLIIAAEKGIVISKNQYAYVSRFYLQKGLAYEFSNNQYQKALENYETAWRYARKARHLKNETTILMRLNYIYYSVQDTAKGKSLVKYIKQVVDTTKSNYTKAILHGSLAEYYQNNAEYETFIGYQLKAISYKKMLKKDKTNEENIGISYLQIGSAYTRMKQYDKAIEYLNEAKPYVKYSPYAAAFLCNYYLQSFVPLHKNDSIQKYYDLIYTYPTAKDSLFLNLSFANRSMSEYFVNDGKINQAYYYAQKAILYGKKSNDEDIIMEANTILGKVLYEKGEYKKAIETLKKASKNALKYDKESFININKKLSQSYAALGQWKEAYDYNEIYSKNNDEMMAQSAKQSIANAEARYQNKTKLQKIKNLSTENTIKNIQIEEAKRQRIFLISGIALICIIVLLLFKQNQNRKKTNLKLQALNQELDEANKIKLRFFSILNHDLRSPVSNLIHFLHIQKENPELIDEETAIRMQHKVTTGAENLLSSMEDILLWSKGQMENFKPQPRKITIAALFEETEKHFSNIENIAILFENPENIILETDENYLKTIIRNLTGNAIKALDKTPNAKIVWKAWEENQKNYLSITDNGPGGTQEKFKALYDESEVVGIKSGLGLHLIRDLATAINCKIEVCSKPNAGATFTIIFE; encoded by the coding sequence ATGAGAATCTTTAAATTCTTGCTGTTATTCTATATAAGTTTTAATGCTTTTGCACAACAGGAACCTAATTTAGGGCGTTACAAATCTGTAAACGAAAAATTGAAAGTCTGGCTAAAATATACCAATCAGCTTTTAGAGTCTGAAGATTATCCTAAACTTATTATTGCAGCAGAAAAAGGAATTGTGATTTCAAAAAATCAATATGCTTACGTAAGCCGGTTTTATCTTCAAAAAGGACTTGCCTACGAATTCAGCAACAATCAATATCAAAAAGCGCTGGAAAATTATGAAACAGCTTGGAGATATGCTCGAAAAGCCAGACATCTAAAAAATGAAACTACTATTTTGATGCGCCTTAATTATATCTATTATTCAGTTCAAGATACCGCAAAAGGTAAATCTTTGGTTAAATACATCAAACAAGTTGTCGATACTACCAAAAGTAATTATACCAAAGCTATCCTACACGGAAGTTTAGCAGAATATTATCAGAATAATGCTGAATATGAAACTTTTATTGGTTATCAATTAAAAGCGATTTCATACAAAAAAATGCTTAAAAAAGACAAAACCAACGAGGAGAACATTGGCATATCTTATCTTCAAATTGGAAGTGCTTATACCAGAATGAAGCAATACGATAAAGCAATCGAATATTTAAATGAAGCCAAACCATACGTAAAATATTCGCCTTACGCAGCTGCTTTTTTATGCAATTATTATTTACAAAGTTTTGTACCGTTACATAAAAATGACAGCATTCAAAAATATTATGATTTAATATATACTTATCCCACAGCAAAAGATTCTCTTTTTCTTAACCTAAGTTTTGCTAATAGAAGCATGTCTGAATATTTTGTAAATGATGGCAAAATAAACCAAGCCTACTATTATGCTCAAAAAGCAATTTTGTACGGAAAAAAATCGAATGACGAAGATATCATAATGGAAGCCAATACTATTTTGGGAAAAGTTTTATATGAAAAAGGAGAATACAAAAAAGCAATTGAAACTTTAAAAAAAGCATCAAAAAATGCCTTGAAATACGATAAAGAATCTTTTATAAACATCAATAAAAAACTATCACAGAGTTATGCCGCGCTTGGACAATGGAAGGAAGCTTATGACTATAACGAAATCTATAGCAAAAACAATGACGAAATGATGGCACAATCTGCCAAACAAAGCATTGCCAATGCAGAAGCCCGTTACCAAAATAAAACCAAACTGCAGAAAATAAAAAACCTATCCACAGAAAACACAATCAAAAATATTCAGATTGAAGAGGCTAAAAGACAGCGTATTTTTTTAATTTCAGGAATTGCTTTGATCTGTATCATCGTATTATTGTTATTCAAACAAAACCAAAATAGAAAGAAGACCAATTTGAAACTTCAGGCTTTAAACCAAGAATTAGATGAAGCAAATAAAATTAAACTAAGATTCTTTAGTATTTTAAATCATGATTTAAGAAGTCCCGTTTCTAATTTGATTCACTTTTTGCATATTCAAAAAGAAAATCCCGAATTGATAGATGAAGAAACCGCCATCCGAATGCAGCATAAAGTGACAACGGGTGCCGAAAATCTATTATCGTCTATGGAAGATATTTTACTTTGGAGCAAAGGACAGATGGAAAACTTTAAACCGCAGCCTAGAAAAATTACCATAGCTGCTTTGTTTGAAGAAACCGAAAAACATTTTTCAAATATAGAAAATATCGCAATCCTATTTGAAAACCCTGAAAACATCATTCTAGAAACCGATGAAAACTATCTAAAAACCATCATTAGAAATCTTACGGGAAATGCCATTAAAGCTTTAGACAAAACTCCAAATGCCAAAATCGTCTGGAAAGCTTGGGAGGAAAATCAGAAAAACTATCTTTCAATAACGGATAACGGTCCAGGTGGAACGCAGGAAAAATTTAAGGCTTTATATGATGAATCCGAAGTTGTCGGCATTAAATCTGGTTTAGGTCTTCATTTAATCCGAGATCTTGCAACGGCTATTAATTGCAAGATAGAAGTCTGTTCCAAACCAAATGCTGGAGCTACTTTTACTATTATTTTTGAATAA
- a CDS encoding LytR/AlgR family response regulator transcription factor, translating into MMKKYSCIIVDDDEIDRLTVVSYAKKFPVLDILGVFESAEEAVPFLEKQKVDILFLDIDMPGLNGIEFRKQALEVPVCVFITAHPEHAVESFQIETLDFIVKPLKLDRFTQTINRIEEFMEIKLKASLFEASIGGDTIYIKEGHEQTKVKLHEILYLEALKDYTLVVTERKRHCVLSSIGNLLKEDHFQSFVRIHRSYAVQKQYVQKINSTEIVLNNAAIIPIGRSYKENLNLIA; encoded by the coding sequence ATGATGAAAAAATACTCTTGTATTATTGTTGACGATGACGAAATAGACAGACTTACGGTGGTTTCTTATGCTAAGAAATTTCCGGTTCTGGATATTTTAGGTGTTTTTGAATCGGCTGAAGAGGCAGTTCCTTTCTTGGAAAAACAAAAAGTAGATATCTTGTTTTTAGATATTGATATGCCGGGATTAAACGGAATCGAATTTAGAAAACAAGCTCTCGAAGTTCCTGTCTGCGTATTTATAACCGCACATCCAGAACATGCCGTAGAAAGTTTTCAGATCGAAACACTCGATTTTATTGTAAAACCGCTTAAACTGGATCGTTTTACCCAAACCATAAATCGTATCGAGGAGTTTATGGAAATCAAACTGAAAGCTTCTTTGTTTGAAGCCAGCATTGGCGGTGATACTATTTATATCAAAGAAGGCCACGAACAAACCAAAGTAAAACTGCACGAAATCTTATATCTGGAAGCCTTAAAAGATTATACTTTGGTAGTCACAGAACGAAAAAGGCATTGTGTGCTTTCTAGTATTGGAAATCTTTTAAAAGAAGATCATTTTCAGTCCTTTGTACGCATTCACAGAAGTTATGCTGTACAAAAGCAGTATGTTCAGAAGATCAATTCAACTGAAATTGTTTTGAATAATGCGGCTATAATTCCTATTGGAAGAAGTTACAAGGAAAACTTAAATCTAATTGCATGA
- a CDS encoding TonB-dependent receptor, whose protein sequence is MKNALSMYWKYCFLLISLLVSAEAFSQNQPSEKKPEIKELEEVLISNNSAQKNKKEESLNVETVNNSFIQRNLGGSLMQSLQKLPGVKTISIGSGGSKPLIRGLSFNQVIVVENGLKHEGQQWGADHGLEIDQYAVNRVEIIKGPSSFIYGSDAVGGAINIKPLPLPSQNTFGGSVDLTGKSNNAQFGSSINLFGRNENWFFDSRVTTMDYGDYRVPTDVVHVYSYAVPLYKNHLRNTAGRELDFHLSTGYSGEHFKSVFYFSNVHTKSGFFANAHGLEPRNVDLELHDKSSRDILMPYQQVNHLKVSNTTSFQLGNHAFETEIGFQNNFRREYSHYVNHGYMPPIYPEDMYAPQDLERQYDKDVWSFSAKDEFRIDNHQITVGSNVVFQQNEIGGWSFLIPSFTQFNAGLFAYDKMELNEKWFLNGAVRYDYGKINMKSYYDWFESPVSENNQTEMEYLQRSQDLTKTFNSFTWSVGANYNPGKLSLKANLGSSFRMPIAKELASNGVNYHYFRFEKGNPNLDAERSYQLDLGMEWKDQNFSFQFTPFANYFPNFIYLNPTAAHDIYYGAGNQVFEYEQSKVFRYGAELQTRYYFLKSLSAEIGAEYLYSEQKSGSKKGYTLPFSPPPSVLFGLNYEPQISFLKEPYFSVDYRFTAEQNNIVPPEKKTKESHVFNLAFGSKVKTGKQDISINIQIQNLFNTRYLNHTSFYRLIELPEAGRNIIVSMKIPFLVSQ, encoded by the coding sequence ATGAAGAATGCCCTATCCATGTATTGGAAATATTGTTTTTTACTTATCAGTTTATTGGTTTCAGCGGAAGCTTTTTCTCAAAATCAGCCTTCTGAAAAAAAACCGGAAATCAAGGAGCTTGAAGAAGTTTTAATCAGTAATAATTCTGCACAAAAAAACAAAAAAGAAGAATCGCTGAATGTCGAAACGGTAAACAATAGTTTCATTCAGCGTAATCTTGGCGGAAGTTTGATGCAGTCTTTGCAGAAATTGCCGGGCGTTAAAACCATTTCGATTGGCTCCGGAGGTTCTAAACCGCTTATTCGTGGTTTGAGTTTCAATCAGGTTATTGTGGTGGAGAACGGTTTGAAACACGAAGGCCAGCAATGGGGTGCGGATCACGGACTGGAAATCGATCAATATGCGGTTAATCGGGTAGAAATTATAAAAGGCCCTTCTTCATTTATCTATGGATCTGATGCTGTAGGCGGTGCAATCAATATTAAACCGCTTCCTCTTCCGTCTCAAAACACTTTTGGCGGAAGCGTTGATCTTACCGGAAAAAGCAACAATGCACAATTTGGAAGTTCAATCAATTTATTCGGAAGAAACGAAAACTGGTTCTTTGATTCGCGTGTGACCACAATGGATTATGGCGATTATCGTGTTCCGACCGATGTGGTTCATGTCTATAGTTACGCTGTTCCGTTATACAAAAATCATCTGCGAAATACGGCTGGACGTGAACTTGATTTTCATTTGAGTACTGGTTATTCGGGAGAGCATTTTAAATCGGTTTTCTATTTCAGTAACGTGCATACCAAAAGCGGATTTTTTGCGAATGCGCACGGACTCGAACCTAGAAATGTAGATCTGGAATTACACGATAAATCGAGCCGTGATATTTTGATGCCGTATCAACAAGTCAATCATTTGAAAGTTAGCAATACGACTTCTTTTCAGTTGGGAAATCATGCTTTTGAGACAGAGATTGGTTTTCAAAATAATTTTAGAAGAGAATATAGCCATTATGTTAATCATGGTTATATGCCTCCAATTTATCCTGAAGATATGTACGCTCCGCAAGATTTGGAACGTCAATATGATAAAGATGTATGGTCGTTTTCTGCTAAAGATGAATTTAGAATTGATAACCATCAAATTACGGTTGGTTCGAATGTGGTTTTCCAGCAAAATGAAATTGGCGGATGGAGTTTTTTAATTCCGTCTTTCACACAATTCAACGCGGGTTTATTTGCTTATGACAAAATGGAACTGAATGAAAAATGGTTTTTAAACGGCGCTGTTCGTTACGATTATGGAAAAATCAACATGAAATCCTATTACGACTGGTTTGAAAGTCCCGTTTCTGAAAACAATCAGACGGAAATGGAATATTTACAGCGTTCTCAGGATTTGACTAAAACTTTCAACAGTTTTACATGGTCGGTTGGGGCAAATTACAATCCTGGAAAACTTTCCCTTAAAGCCAATTTGGGTTCCAGTTTTAGAATGCCGATTGCCAAAGAACTGGCTTCAAACGGCGTCAATTATCATTATTTCCGATTCGAAAAAGGAAATCCGAATTTGGATGCAGAACGTTCCTATCAACTGGATTTGGGAATGGAATGGAAAGACCAGAACTTCTCTTTTCAGTTTACTCCGTTTGCCAATTATTTTCCGAATTTTATTTATCTGAATCCAACGGCAGCGCATGATATTTATTACGGCGCAGGAAATCAGGTTTTTGAATACGAACAAAGTAAAGTCTTTCGCTACGGTGCAGAATTGCAGACAAGATATTATTTCCTGAAATCTTTAAGCGCAGAAATAGGTGCCGAATATCTTTATTCGGAACAAAAATCAGGAAGCAAAAAAGGTTACACACTTCCTTTTTCGCCACCGCCTTCGGTTTTGTTTGGATTGAATTACGAACCTCAAATTAGCTTTTTAAAAGAACCTTATTTTTCTGTTGATTATCGTTTTACAGCAGAACAAAATAATATCGTTCCGCCAGAAAAAAAGACCAAGGAAAGTCATGTTTTTAATCTGGCCTTTGGCTCAAAAGTAAAAACAGGAAAACAGGATATCAGCATCAATATTCAGATCCAGAATTTATTTAATACAAGATATTTAAATCACACCAGCTTTTACCGACTTATCGAACTTCCTGAAGCGGGAAGAAACATTATTGTTTCTATGAAGATTCCGTTTTTGGTTTCTCAATAA
- a CDS encoding DUF4625 domain-containing protein, with translation MKKIKFLIGVFALAFITSCSSDNAEIDTEYPVIDITQNAFPIQCSTIERGQTITFKASFSDNVALGSYSLDIHHNFDHHTHSTEVTNCEMEAVKKPVKPMLFINNYTIPNGVKSYEATAQITIPADVDPGDYHFMIRLTDKEGWQTLKGLSIKIL, from the coding sequence ATGAAAAAAATAAAGTTTCTAATTGGTGTTTTCGCCCTTGCCTTTATAACATCTTGTTCTAGCGACAACGCAGAAATCGACACCGAATATCCTGTAATTGATATTACACAAAATGCTTTTCCGATTCAGTGCAGTACGATTGAACGCGGTCAAACAATCACTTTTAAAGCTTCTTTTAGCGATAATGTTGCGCTTGGTTCTTACAGCCTTGACATTCATCACAATTTCGATCATCACACGCACAGTACAGAAGTGACGAACTGTGAAATGGAAGCGGTAAAAAAGCCTGTAAAACCAATGCTTTTCATCAACAATTACACAATTCCAAATGGTGTAAAAAGCTACGAAGCAACGGCACAAATTACCATTCCTGCAGATGTTGATCCCGGAGATTACCATTTTATGATTCGCCTGACGGATAAAGAAGGCTGGCAAACGTTGAAAGGCTTAAGTATTAAAATTTTATAA
- a CDS encoding DUF4625 domain-containing protein — protein MKTTKLILASLFASIAFTSCSNDDTEKEQAIPAIDKIELGLGNNETATIGQDFHFNAEITASDKIENVQVKIVQRSTETYSKPWSHEITWTQYAGAKNATVHKHFDIPEDAVEGKYDFIIIINDQNGTKLEIKKNLTIYKLENIPVNPVASVFTLFINDSFMYRKGKFSDETVKYKNNDIFSSQVTLEGVKGDGIMYLLLINKNTKHNPESVDQIDFSKVIVYDVFEHKNMTEAGQFSNIPWDGTKFLRETPKLTIGTSKDNNLPVPQDLVANKSWASGNYTFLVLYKNTTYNINFSQSLELPFAL, from the coding sequence ATGAAAACAACAAAACTCATTCTGGCTTCGCTTTTTGCTTCCATTGCTTTTACAAGCTGTAGCAACGACGATACAGAAAAAGAACAAGCCATTCCAGCTATTGACAAAATTGAACTGGGTCTAGGCAACAACGAAACAGCAACTATTGGTCAGGATTTCCATTTTAATGCTGAAATCACAGCTTCAGATAAAATCGAAAATGTTCAGGTTAAAATTGTACAAAGAAGTACCGAAACGTATTCAAAACCCTGGTCGCATGAAATTACCTGGACACAATATGCAGGAGCAAAAAATGCAACAGTTCACAAACATTTTGACATTCCAGAAGATGCTGTAGAGGGAAAATACGATTTCATCATTATCATAAACGATCAAAACGGAACGAAACTGGAAATCAAGAAAAACCTAACGATTTATAAATTAGAAAACATTCCCGTAAATCCAGTGGCTTCGGTATTTACACTTTTTATAAACGATTCTTTTATGTACAGAAAAGGCAAGTTTTCTGATGAGACTGTTAAATACAAAAACAACGATATTTTCAGTTCGCAGGTAACGCTTGAAGGCGTAAAAGGCGACGGAATTATGTATTTGCTTTTGATTAATAAAAACACCAAACACAATCCGGAAAGTGTGGATCAGATTGATTTTAGCAAAGTGATTGTCTATGATGTTTTTGAACATAAAAATATGACGGAAGCTGGTCAGTTTTCCAACATTCCGTGGGATGGGACAAAGTTTTTGAGAGAAACACCAAAACTTACAATCGGCACATCTAAAGACAATAATTTACCTGTTCCGCAGGATTTGGTAGCCAATAAATCCTGGGCTTCCGGCAATTACACTTTCTTGGTTTTGTATAAAAATACGACTTATAACATCAATTTTTCGCAATCTCTTGAACTTCCATTTGCACTTTAA
- a CDS encoding M1 family aminopeptidase: MKIFYSLVCFVILISNAFSQSKENELFENGVSEQLAHFRKKQISDLQYTLFFEIPNQKVENINSQLFVNLNLSDLSQPLLFDFKEKTTNIKTVEANGKKLSIVHENGHIVIPVSALVSGKNTISISFIAGNLSLNRNDDFLYTLLVPDRASTLFPCFDQPDLKATYKLRLSVPKDWSVLAGADVVEKLEKGDFTAYTFGESDKMSTYLFSFVAGKFKSATQKPGLEMTMLYRENSPEKFRVSADTIFNLHQQSLDFLEKYTDRKFPFQKLDFASIPVFQYGGMEHVGAIQYRESTLFLDNSATDSEKLNRAKLIAHETSHMWFGDLVTMKWFDDVWMKEVLANFMADKIMNPIFPKVNHNLQFFTAHYPSAYAEDRSLGTHPIKQHLANLKNAGSLYGAIIYNKAPIMMRQLEASMGKEAFQKGIQKYIQKYANDNADWNNLVELLDAETPLDMKKWSEVWVNKSGRAIFTDKVEYDSKNRIKSFEIQQQAEDKSENVWPQVFQIGLVYAKEVKILSVNINDKNTLVKEAVGLEKPLAVVYNYNGFGYGVFPLDGNNLNYIATLKDEVARASSYSNLYENTLIRNVSPNQAFDCFLKAIETEQNELVLRIASNSLNTIYWRFFTEKQQNKVQKQLEGILNERLQANLSANIKKTLFGLFSSIAYSNSAKASLYKVWNREISIPNLKLNEDDYTNMAMNLAIFKHPKADEILEKTRTSFTNPDKQKRFEFLLPSLSKDESVRNAFMESLKDDANREKESWVSVGLANIHHPLRQESAQKYIRFSLDLVDEIQRTGDIFFPKDWLDNTVGKYSSKFAFDEVQRFLKENPNFSPILKRKLFQATDLLYKAQNIKKETE; the protein is encoded by the coding sequence ATGAAAATTTTCTACAGCCTTGTTTGTTTTGTCATCTTGATTTCCAATGCTTTTTCGCAGTCAAAAGAAAATGAATTATTTGAAAATGGTGTTTCAGAGCAGTTGGCGCACTTTCGAAAAAAACAGATTTCAGATCTTCAGTACACTTTGTTTTTCGAAATTCCGAATCAAAAAGTGGAGAATATAAATTCTCAGTTATTCGTAAATCTGAATTTATCTGATTTAAGTCAGCCCTTACTTTTTGATTTTAAAGAAAAAACTACTAACATAAAAACGGTTGAAGCCAACGGGAAAAAGCTTTCGATTGTTCATGAAAACGGTCATATCGTAATTCCGGTTTCAGCATTGGTTTCAGGAAAAAACACAATTTCCATTTCATTTATCGCCGGTAATTTATCCTTAAACAGAAATGATGATTTCTTGTATACTTTGTTAGTTCCGGATCGTGCGAGTACATTGTTTCCGTGTTTCGATCAGCCCGATTTAAAAGCAACTTATAAATTAAGACTTTCTGTGCCAAAAGACTGGTCGGTTTTGGCTGGAGCCGATGTGGTAGAGAAACTCGAAAAAGGAGATTTTACAGCTTATACTTTTGGAGAATCAGACAAAATGAGTACGTATTTATTCTCTTTTGTAGCAGGAAAATTCAAAAGTGCGACCCAAAAACCAGGTTTAGAAATGACGATGTTATATCGTGAAAACAGCCCGGAGAAATTTCGCGTAAGCGCTGATACTATTTTTAATTTACATCAGCAATCGTTAGACTTTTTAGAAAAATATACTGATCGTAAATTTCCGTTTCAGAAATTAGATTTTGCTTCAATTCCGGTTTTCCAATATGGCGGAATGGAGCATGTCGGCGCAATTCAATACAGAGAATCAACTTTGTTTTTGGATAACAGTGCAACCGACAGCGAAAAACTAAATCGTGCAAAATTGATCGCGCACGAAACTTCGCATATGTGGTTTGGAGATTTGGTAACAATGAAATGGTTTGACGATGTTTGGATGAAAGAGGTTTTAGCCAACTTCATGGCGGATAAAATTATGAATCCAATTTTTCCGAAAGTCAATCATAATCTGCAGTTTTTCACGGCGCATTATCCGAGCGCTTACGCGGAAGATCGATCTTTGGGAACACATCCAATCAAACAGCATTTGGCGAATTTAAAAAATGCGGGTTCGCTTTATGGTGCGATTATTTACAACAAAGCGCCCATTATGATGCGTCAGTTAGAAGCTTCAATGGGAAAGGAAGCCTTTCAGAAAGGAATTCAAAAATACATTCAGAAATACGCCAACGACAACGCCGATTGGAATAATCTAGTAGAACTTCTCGATGCCGAAACTCCGCTTGATATGAAAAAATGGAGCGAGGTTTGGGTAAACAAATCCGGGAGAGCGATTTTTACAGATAAAGTCGAATACGATTCTAAAAACCGAATTAAAAGTTTTGAAATTCAGCAACAAGCCGAGGATAAATCAGAGAATGTCTGGCCTCAGGTTTTTCAGATTGGTTTAGTTTATGCTAAAGAGGTAAAGATTTTATCGGTCAATATTAATGACAAAAATACCCTTGTAAAAGAAGCTGTCGGACTTGAAAAACCGCTTGCCGTTGTGTACAATTATAACGGTTTTGGATACGGAGTTTTTCCGCTTGACGGGAATAATTTAAATTATATTGCTACGCTGAAAGATGAGGTTGCAAGAGCTTCGAGTTACAGCAATCTTTATGAAAATACATTAATTAGAAATGTTTCTCCAAATCAGGCTTTTGATTGTTTTTTAAAGGCAATTGAAACAGAACAAAACGAATTGGTTTTAAGAATTGCCTCAAATAGTCTGAATACAATTTATTGGAGATTTTTTACCGAAAAACAACAGAATAAAGTTCAGAAACAACTTGAAGGTATTTTGAATGAACGTTTGCAGGCTAATTTATCTGCGAATATCAAAAAGACATTATTCGGATTATTTAGTTCGATAGCGTATTCAAATTCGGCGAAAGCCAGTTTATATAAGGTTTGGAACAGAGAAATCTCGATTCCGAATTTGAAACTAAATGAAGATGATTATACCAATATGGCGATGAATTTGGCGATTTTCAAACATCCAAAAGCCGATGAAATTTTGGAGAAAACCAGAACATCATTCACCAATCCGGATAAACAAAAGCGTTTTGAGTTTTTATTACCTTCATTATCAAAAGACGAATCGGTTCGAAATGCTTTTATGGAATCTTTAAAAGACGATGCAAACCGTGAAAAAGAATCCTGGGTTTCGGTTGGATTGGCGAATATTCATCATCCGCTTCGTCAGGAAAGTGCACAAAAGTATATTAGATTTTCATTAGATTTGGTTGATGAAATTCAGCGTACGGGAGATATTTTCTTTCCGAAAGACTGGCTGGATAATACGGTTGGGAAATATTCGTCGAAATTTGCTTTTGATGAAGTACAGCGATTCTTAAAAGAAAACCCTAATTTTAGTCCGATCTTGAAGCGTAAATTGTTTCAGGCGACAGATTTGCTTTATAAAGCACAAAATATTAAAAAGGAAACCGAATGA
- a CDS encoding DUF58 domain-containing protein, whose amino-acid sequence MKIESEIEKVSSFQHLEMLANQVVEGFISGMHKSPFHGFSAEFAEHKVYNAGESTKHIDWKLFAKTDRLYTKRFEEETNLRCHLIVDNSSSMHYPELKSNQPFYEKKIGFAVLASAVLMNILKKQRDAVGLSVFSDKYEYYAPEKGSDRHHRMLLNKLEELLVQPKVKKTTDTITYLHQIAEKMHRRSMIILFTDMFQTEDDEKLFNALQHLKHNKHKVVLFHVVDNETELKFGFDNAPRKFIDLESGEEVSIFADNVKQEYEKRVEAYFKNLALTCAKNQIKYVPVNVGDNFEKILTTYLVEKQNFG is encoded by the coding sequence ATGAAAATTGAATCGGAAATAGAGAAAGTCTCCAGTTTTCAGCATCTCGAAATGCTGGCGAACCAGGTTGTGGAAGGTTTTATATCGGGAATGCACAAGAGTCCGTTTCATGGATTTTCGGCCGAATTTGCCGAACATAAAGTCTACAATGCAGGCGAAAGCACCAAACATATCGATTGGAAATTGTTTGCCAAAACCGATCGTTTGTACACAAAACGTTTTGAGGAAGAAACCAATTTACGCTGTCATTTGATTGTCGATAATTCGTCGTCGATGCATTATCCGGAATTGAAATCGAATCAGCCTTTTTATGAAAAGAAGATTGGTTTTGCGGTTTTGGCTTCGGCGGTTTTAATGAATATTTTGAAGAAACAGCGCGATGCCGTTGGTCTGAGCGTTTTCTCAGATAAATACGAATATTACGCTCCCGAGAAAGGAAGCGATCGTCATCACAGAATGCTTTTGAATAAACTGGAAGAATTATTGGTTCAACCAAAAGTCAAAAAAACGACCGATACGATTACCTATTTGCATCAGATTGCAGAGAAAATGCACCGTCGTTCGATGATTATTTTGTTTACCGATATGTTTCAGACGGAAGACGATGAAAAGCTTTTCAACGCTTTACAGCATCTTAAACACAACAAACATAAAGTAGTTTTATTTCATGTAGTGGATAATGAAACAGAATTGAAATTTGGTTTTGACAACGCACCAAGAAAGTTTATCGACTTAGAATCAGGTGAAGAGGTTTCTATTTTTGCTGATAATGTAAAACAGGAATACGAAAAAAGGGTAGAAGCGTACTTTAAAAATCTGGCTTTAACCTGTGCAAAGAACCAAATTAAGTACGTTCCGGTAAATGTTGGCGATAATTTTGAAAAAATATTGACTACATATTTGGTTGAAAAACAAAACTTTGGATAA
- a CDS encoding GIY-YIG nuclease family protein has protein sequence MFYVYIIYSKTFDIYYKGFSEDIAKRLLYHNENRSQYTSNKGPWELVYSKAFETKKEALIEELRLKKLNRKSIEALIKEHK, from the coding sequence ATGTTTTACGTTTACATAATTTATTCTAAAACTTTTGATATCTATTACAAAGGATTTAGTGAAGATATCGCTAAAAGATTATTGTATCACAATGAAAATAGAAGCCAATATACTTCTAATAAAGGGCCATGGGAATTGGTTTATTCGAAAGCATTTGAAACTAAAAAAGAAGCTTTAATTGAAGAATTGAGATTGAAAAAATTAAATAGAAAATCGATAGAAGCTTTAATCAAAGAACATAAATAA